The Fulvivirga ligni genome window below encodes:
- a CDS encoding type I polyketide synthase, with product MSNEKKPIAIVGIGCRFPGSSSSPASFWEMLINETDAIIDVPADRWDNRRFYDENDNKSGKIRAKQGGFLTENIGEFDPMFFGISPREAEPLDPQTRLLLEVAYEAIEDSGHTLKAIRGSRTGVFIGGFTFDNYGLQTIKPNRELINSHTATGVTLTMYSNRLSYTFDLKGPSISIDTACSSSLVSTHYACQSIWNGESEMALVGGVNLMLRAENSILMSKGKFLSKHSRCKAFDSDAGGYVRGEGAGIVLLKPLDKALEDNDRVYALIKGTGANQDGQTNGITVPNGESQKALIHEVYSNSNVNPAKVRYVEAHGTGTPVGDPIEFKALNDALSLNRKGDDKCLIGSVKTNMGHLEAGAGVAGLIKAALCLYHNEVPANLHFNKPNPALNYEKSLLKVPVTRESLPDTRDSFASVNSFGYGGTNAHAVLMQYTKDEKDLSISEIQKKDMFIFPISAASELALKEMVLKFREYLEVTTDKFAQILSNAIYRRTLHTERLSIAATSKADLINKLEAWEEDVQLKGVARFSEINEEAKVVFVYTGMGPQWWKMGRELLDSEPVFYDALLDCDKEFQTISGWSVLEEMKKPEESSRIKETHIAQPANFLVQVGLTKLLEYYGISPDAVVGHSVGEVASQYVSGALSLRMALNISYHRSRLQHKTSGMGSMLAVGLPEEEVLKDLKKYENVSIAAVNSPGSVTLAGDTNQLEMLAKKYEEQGYFNRMLEVSVPYHSPVMNKIEDELLEELANVKGGSTNIDLYSTVTGDIVKGEEINNRYWWKNVRDTVRFNTAINSLARDNYNVFIEIGPHPVLRNSMIECVQNNPKYHFLQTLKRNEPEQLNFFENLAALQAIGCSINWDRWIGKMPHLNLPSYPWQREHFWMESRFSREDRLGRDGSVYLNTQVHSPQPTYETELNKYFFPFLNDHIVHGKVVFPGAGYVAAAIALYQQEVSTKTPFSLENIKFHQVLTVDNNKVQKLYTSFNRENRQYIVQSRDEGENSSWFTRSSGKFTIGKYENSPKNLNIASIRSRMNRQINEEEVYEKLSNSKLEYGPWFRTIKEIEVGDGELIAKIKAYSGLEETDDNFFHPTLLDACFQSMILFDSSEFVPVSIGRIKCYMNPGNEFYCYSYLKYTTVNSAVADLLVCNENGEVLIEIEDFKCQELVSNVAQSTDFLKDSLFEVFWAEEEAKDLQPDQDNVICVFTYDYGLCEPLLKELQGRVIVFQGGTAFRELGDDHFEFNTSDPQGLARVLPDVNTLQILSLLSIDDVSSDKIQSEECLDKIMPHVNLLRYVRDNHKGRLKVSFVTQGSQLVFDNDVVSSVVGGAIHGLARLIGNEMRNCQVNLVDLPGKVGDKIDIVTWQKVAARLMWDGNGFEELAVRNDIIYTKAAKKSISNKEEKLTELVSFKDGPLKLNSSRLGDLDSLRFDYMEKLVPGSDEIEILIDNTSINYKDYLKVCGKITAEALEGTYCEDKIGLDCAGTILSVGKDVKNFSVGDRVIAFARGTYQSSSITSAKLAVKCPEGFYDHGSAIVTSYVTAIYALRDKAMISAGDKVLIHNATGGVGIAAVNYAKSVGAEIFATAGTVEKREYLKSIGISKVYSSRNLDFFHEIMEHTDSYGVDVVLSSLPGEMMHQSMGLLAPYGTYLEIGKKDIIDNASMPMRFFHKNLSYISIDVDRMLRERQDKIQDLLIDVCNYIHAGQLEALPIIKYQASELADAFGLVEASKHIGKVVINFNEQFVEVNTKRKWGVKPDMTYLITGGTNGLGLEIARWLAANGAQNLALVSRSGLKTKQAEIAVENMIRTGVKVKVYTTDIADSNQVNEMFKKLNSELPKLIGVFHGAMVLDDGYLVDMNEQRFNTVLKPKVDGAVNLHHATKNDDLDYFIMFSSISSLIGNVGQANYVAANAFLDAFAWYRHGLGLPATTINLGVLAEAGVVARNKNLETVLDSVGIKSFTNSQVLAGLNRILEEKPVQIGFFDINWKVLSKNIGASGVSLFKNMIAANASSDESLSEKQAAHLQNIKRLSGLERHLYIMNLLTIELAKILKMSESQIAPDKGINFLGIDSILSVELIRRISDELAVDMSPMEFLAGPSVSQLATNIMERIKQDQEVEVV from the coding sequence ATGAGTAATGAAAAAAAACCGATAGCTATTGTAGGTATCGGATGCCGGTTCCCCGGTTCAAGTTCTTCTCCAGCGAGTTTTTGGGAGATGCTGATTAATGAAACGGATGCTATTATTGATGTGCCAGCTGATCGTTGGGATAACAGGCGTTTTTATGATGAAAATGACAATAAATCCGGAAAGATAAGGGCAAAACAGGGAGGGTTTCTTACTGAAAATATTGGGGAGTTTGATCCAATGTTCTTTGGAATTTCACCACGGGAGGCAGAGCCCCTTGACCCTCAAACACGCTTGCTCTTGGAGGTTGCTTATGAGGCCATTGAAGACAGTGGGCATACTTTAAAGGCAATTAGGGGGTCTAGAACAGGTGTATTTATTGGCGGATTTACTTTCGATAATTATGGCCTACAAACGATCAAACCTAACCGGGAGCTGATTAATTCTCATACCGCCACTGGCGTTACTTTGACCATGTATTCGAACAGATTGTCTTATACCTTTGATCTAAAAGGACCTTCAATTTCAATTGATACTGCCTGTTCTTCCTCACTTGTTTCTACACACTATGCATGCCAAAGCATATGGAATGGAGAGTCTGAAATGGCGTTAGTGGGTGGAGTTAATCTAATGTTGAGGGCAGAGAATTCGATTCTCATGAGTAAAGGGAAATTTCTTTCAAAACATAGTCGTTGTAAGGCTTTTGATAGTGATGCTGGAGGATATGTAAGAGGTGAAGGAGCAGGCATAGTTCTTTTAAAACCGTTAGATAAAGCATTGGAAGATAACGATAGGGTTTATGCACTCATTAAAGGGACTGGGGCAAATCAAGATGGCCAAACCAATGGTATAACGGTACCAAATGGTGAGTCGCAGAAGGCCTTGATTCATGAGGTATATTCCAATAGCAATGTTAATCCTGCTAAAGTTCGTTATGTAGAAGCACATGGCACTGGAACCCCAGTAGGTGATCCAATAGAGTTTAAGGCATTAAACGATGCTCTTTCTTTAAATAGAAAAGGAGATGATAAATGTTTGATAGGTTCTGTGAAGACCAACATGGGACATTTGGAAGCTGGAGCTGGAGTTGCGGGCTTAATCAAGGCCGCTCTTTGCCTGTACCATAATGAGGTGCCGGCAAATCTTCACTTTAATAAACCGAATCCTGCTTTAAATTATGAAAAGAGTTTACTGAAGGTCCCAGTGACCAGAGAGAGCCTTCCCGATACCAGAGATTCTTTTGCCTCAGTTAATTCGTTTGGTTATGGAGGTACTAACGCTCATGCAGTGTTAATGCAATATACAAAGGATGAGAAGGACTTGAGCATCTCGGAAATTCAGAAAAAGGATATGTTTATTTTTCCTATTAGTGCAGCTAGTGAATTAGCACTAAAGGAAATGGTTCTAAAATTTAGGGAATATCTTGAAGTAACAACAGATAAGTTTGCCCAAATTTTGAGCAATGCAATTTATCGAAGAACGCTTCATACAGAGCGACTTTCCATAGCTGCCACATCAAAAGCAGATCTGATTAATAAATTAGAGGCCTGGGAGGAGGATGTGCAGTTAAAAGGAGTAGCAAGATTTAGTGAAATTAATGAAGAGGCTAAAGTTGTGTTTGTATATACAGGAATGGGCCCGCAGTGGTGGAAAATGGGCAGAGAGCTTTTAGATAGCGAGCCAGTTTTCTATGATGCCTTGCTGGATTGTGATAAAGAGTTCCAGACAATATCAGGGTGGTCTGTACTAGAAGAGATGAAAAAGCCAGAGGAAAGCTCTCGTATTAAAGAAACACATATAGCACAACCTGCAAACTTTCTGGTTCAGGTTGGGCTCACTAAACTTCTAGAATACTATGGAATATCCCCTGACGCAGTGGTAGGACACAGTGTGGGTGAAGTAGCCTCTCAGTATGTTTCTGGAGCGCTTTCTCTTCGAATGGCATTAAATATTAGCTATCATAGAAGCCGTTTGCAGCATAAAACTTCTGGAATGGGGAGTATGTTAGCTGTAGGTTTGCCTGAAGAAGAGGTGCTGAAAGATCTTAAGAAATATGAAAATGTATCTATTGCTGCGGTAAACAGTCCTGGTTCAGTAACATTAGCTGGAGATACTAACCAGCTGGAAATGTTGGCTAAAAAATATGAAGAGCAAGGTTACTTTAATAGAATGTTAGAAGTTTCCGTACCTTATCATAGTCCTGTAATGAACAAGATTGAGGATGAGTTATTAGAGGAGCTTGCAAATGTTAAGGGAGGGTCTACAAATATTGACCTCTATTCGACAGTAACGGGAGATATCGTTAAAGGTGAGGAAATTAATAATAGATATTGGTGGAAAAACGTCCGTGACACAGTGCGATTCAATACCGCTATCAATTCTCTAGCACGGGATAACTACAATGTTTTTATTGAAATAGGGCCTCATCCGGTTTTAAGAAACTCAATGATAGAATGTGTTCAGAATAACCCAAAGTATCATTTCTTGCAAACTCTCAAACGGAATGAGCCTGAGCAACTTAATTTCTTTGAAAACTTAGCAGCCCTTCAAGCCATAGGGTGTAGTATCAATTGGGACAGATGGATAGGTAAAATGCCTCATCTAAACTTACCGAGTTATCCTTGGCAACGAGAACATTTTTGGATGGAATCAAGATTTTCCAGAGAAGATCGACTTGGTCGAGATGGTAGTGTTTACCTCAATACTCAAGTTCACTCACCACAACCCACCTATGAAACTGAATTAAATAAGTATTTCTTTCCATTTTTAAATGATCACATAGTGCATGGAAAGGTGGTGTTTCCAGGTGCCGGATATGTTGCTGCTGCTATTGCCCTTTACCAACAGGAAGTTAGCACCAAGACTCCTTTCAGTTTAGAAAATATTAAATTTCATCAGGTCTTAACTGTGGATAACAATAAAGTGCAGAAGCTCTACACATCTTTTAATAGAGAAAATAGGCAATATATTGTTCAGAGCAGAGATGAAGGTGAAAATAGTTCATGGTTTACTCGTTCCTCAGGAAAATTCACAATCGGGAAATACGAAAATAGTCCCAAAAATCTAAATATTGCAAGTATCAGGAGCAGGATGAACCGCCAAATCAATGAAGAAGAGGTTTACGAAAAACTTAGCAATTCAAAGCTGGAATATGGTCCTTGGTTTAGAACTATCAAAGAAATAGAAGTTGGGGATGGTGAACTTATAGCCAAAATAAAAGCTTATTCTGGATTAGAGGAGACGGATGATAACTTTTTTCATCCTACTTTACTTGATGCCTGTTTTCAATCCATGATTTTGTTTGATAGCTCTGAATTTGTGCCGGTTTCTATCGGCAGAATTAAATGTTATATGAATCCGGGTAATGAATTTTACTGTTATTCATATCTTAAATATACCACCGTAAATTCTGCTGTAGCCGATCTGCTAGTATGTAATGAAAATGGTGAAGTACTCATTGAAATAGAAGATTTTAAATGTCAGGAGCTTGTGAGCAATGTGGCTCAATCAACTGACTTTCTCAAGGATAGCTTATTTGAAGTATTCTGGGCCGAAGAAGAAGCTAAGGATTTACAACCGGATCAAGATAATGTGATTTGCGTTTTTACCTATGATTATGGACTCTGTGAACCACTTTTAAAGGAGCTACAAGGTAGAGTCATTGTATTTCAGGGAGGTACCGCCTTCAGAGAGTTAGGTGATGATCATTTTGAATTTAATACTTCTGATCCCCAGGGACTCGCCAGAGTGCTTCCTGACGTTAATACATTGCAAATATTATCTTTACTTAGTATAGACGACGTGTCTTCAGACAAAATCCAAAGTGAAGAGTGCCTCGATAAAATTATGCCTCATGTGAATCTACTAAGGTACGTGCGAGATAATCATAAAGGCAGGTTGAAGGTAAGTTTTGTAACTCAAGGAAGTCAGCTTGTATTTGATAATGATGTTGTTTCTTCAGTAGTGGGAGGCGCTATACATGGGCTCGCGCGACTCATAGGAAATGAAATGAGAAATTGTCAGGTCAATTTAGTTGATTTGCCAGGAAAAGTAGGTGATAAGATTGATATAGTCACTTGGCAAAAGGTTGCTGCTAGACTGATGTGGGATGGTAATGGCTTTGAGGAGTTGGCAGTTAGAAATGATATAATTTATACCAAAGCAGCGAAAAAGTCTATCAGTAACAAGGAGGAGAAACTTACAGAGTTGGTTTCATTTAAGGATGGACCCCTTAAACTTAATTCTTCTCGTCTGGGTGACTTAGATTCACTTCGATTTGATTATATGGAAAAGCTCGTCCCAGGTTCCGATGAAATTGAGATACTGATTGATAATACTTCGATTAATTATAAGGATTATCTTAAGGTATGCGGAAAGATTACGGCAGAGGCATTGGAAGGTACATATTGCGAAGATAAAATCGGATTAGATTGTGCTGGTACTATCTTATCAGTAGGTAAGGATGTTAAAAACTTTAGTGTGGGAGACCGAGTAATTGCTTTTGCCAGAGGCACTTACCAGTCTAGCAGTATTACCTCGGCGAAGTTAGCAGTAAAGTGCCCTGAAGGATTTTATGACCATGGTTCAGCCATAGTTACCAGTTATGTTACTGCTATATATGCTCTTAGAGACAAAGCTATGATTTCTGCTGGGGATAAGGTCCTTATACATAATGCTACTGGGGGCGTAGGAATTGCAGCCGTAAACTATGCAAAATCCGTTGGAGCAGAAATATTTGCAACGGCAGGAACTGTGGAGAAGAGAGAGTATCTGAAATCTATTGGTATCTCTAAGGTGTATAGCTCCCGTAATCTGGATTTTTTCCACGAAATAATGGAGCATACTGACAGTTATGGGGTAGATGTGGTACTTAGCTCTTTGCCTGGCGAAATGATGCACCAAAGCATGGGGCTTCTGGCTCCTTATGGTACATATCTTGAAATAGGAAAGAAAGACATTATCGATAATGCCTCCATGCCAATGAGATTTTTTCATAAAAACCTTTCTTATATTTCCATTGATGTAGATAGGATGTTGAGGGAAAGACAAGATAAAATTCAGGACTTACTGATTGATGTTTGTAATTATATTCATGCTGGACAACTAGAGGCCTTACCGATAATAAAATATCAGGCAAGTGAATTGGCAGATGCCTTCGGTCTGGTGGAGGCTAGTAAGCATATCGGTAAGGTTGTCATAAATTTTAATGAGCAGTTTGTAGAAGTAAATACAAAACGTAAATGGGGGGTTAAACCCGATATGACATATTTAATTACTGGTGGAACCAATGGTCTTGGGCTGGAAATTGCCCGGTGGCTTGCTGCTAATGGTGCCCAGAATCTTGCACTAGTTAGTAGAAGCGGCCTTAAAACTAAGCAGGCTGAAATTGCAGTGGAAAATATGATTAGAACCGGAGTGAAGGTAAAAGTTTATACCACTGATATAGCTGATTCGAATCAAGTAAATGAAATGTTTAAGAAATTAAATTCTGAATTGCCAAAGTTGATAGGGGTATTTCATGGAGCGATGGTACTCGATGATGGTTACTTGGTAGACATGAATGAGCAAAGATTCAATACCGTGCTTAAGCCTAAAGTAGATGGCGCTGTAAATCTTCACCATGCCACAAAAAACGATGACTTGGATTATTTTATAATGTTCTCATCTATTTCCTCCCTAATAGGAAATGTAGGTCAGGCAAATTATGTGGCGGCCAATGCATTTCTTGATGCTTTTGCTTGGTATAGACATGGTCTTGGTTTGCCTGCAACAACTATTAATCTTGGAGTTTTGGCAGAAGCAGGGGTAGTGGCTAGAAACAAAAACCTTGAAACTGTCTTAGATAGTGTGGGTATCAAAAGTTTTACAAATAGCCAGGTTCTGGCTGGGCTAAATCGTATATTAGAAGAGAAGCCTGTTCAAATAGGTTTTTTTGACATCAACTGGAAAGTTCTATCCAAGAATATTGGTGCTAGTGGAGTATCACTTTTTAAAAACATGATTGCAGCCAATGCCTCTTCGGATGAAAGCCTTTCAGAAAAACAAGCCGCCCATTTGCAAAATATTAAACGACTTAGTGGCTTAGAGAGGCACCTCTATATAATGAATCTATTGACTATAGAATTAGCTAAAATACTTAAAATGTCTGAAAGCCAGATTGCTCCGGACAAGGGTATTAATTTTTTAGGGATTGATTCTATTCTTTCTGTTGAACTAATCAGAAGAATCAGTGACGAACTTGCTGTAGATATGTCTCCTATGGAATTCTTGGCGGGTCCTTCAGTGAGCCAATTGGCAACTAATATTATGGAAAGAATAAAGCAAGATCAGGAAGTAGAGGTAGTTTGA
- a CDS encoding non-ribosomal peptide synthetase, with the protein MEEVTLQDIFRENIKSGAKRGITFLDVGGKSDYLSYKKLYLKATCMLYSLREKGVGAGCELVFQFQSNQDFLITFWACIFGKIIPVPVTFGVSQEGVNKLLGVWKKLKDPYLITDLPGLADKVGKFDEIEEDVVIAQIRQRCLLYSNLTSNIQAEPLAASMDDLVFIQFSSGSTGYPKGVMNCQKNIMYNINNSIKHLGVKDDDRFLGWMPLTHDMGLVFFHLLPLLLNADQWLLPPVVFLTYPNLWLSSLAKEQITVSGSPNFGYNHALENIDIAAIQPQSFDKLRIMISSAEPVSIKVCRDFTNMLGPYGFGPDVICPGYGLAEAVLGVSLCFPDEKDKLKEHQLNRHKLNVGDKAEYIKDDIRNAASFADLGPHNGTEINIKDADGNSLPEGTLGYVHLRSPAVTSGYYNDPEATKKALSKDGWFDTGDLGLLSNGNLVITGRQKEMILINGQNYFPNDLDRVIEELSIIEFQQAASCNIYNNTTLQDDIIVFIAYQGSIQEFVPLAQAVKRHVRQRVGLRVKDIIQVVKIPKTTSGKVQRYILRDNYSSGIYNDFLSNFKTKTNLMRSKAKNFSKEELEKMIIQSAKDILEVSEIVRSTNFFDLGATSLQIMQLNGIIEAYIDKELDEVAMFKYTNAKDLASYIHNELLSNPLDKDDDTIDFSSAKERIKRLIRQ; encoded by the coding sequence ATGGAGGAAGTGACATTACAGGATATATTTCGAGAAAATATCAAAAGTGGGGCTAAGAGAGGTATCACATTTCTGGATGTAGGCGGTAAATCGGATTACTTGTCTTATAAGAAATTATACCTTAAGGCTACTTGTATGTTATATAGTTTGAGGGAGAAGGGAGTTGGTGCTGGCTGTGAACTAGTATTTCAATTTCAATCAAATCAAGATTTCCTTATCACATTTTGGGCCTGCATCTTTGGTAAGATTATTCCTGTTCCAGTTACTTTTGGAGTATCTCAGGAGGGAGTAAACAAGTTATTAGGGGTGTGGAAGAAATTAAAAGACCCATACTTGATAACAGATCTTCCCGGACTAGCCGATAAAGTTGGGAAATTTGACGAAATAGAAGAAGATGTGGTGATAGCGCAAATACGTCAGCGTTGCTTATTGTATTCAAATCTTACTTCTAATATTCAGGCAGAGCCACTTGCTGCTTCTATGGATGACCTTGTCTTTATACAATTTTCATCAGGATCAACAGGTTATCCCAAAGGGGTAATGAATTGTCAAAAAAATATAATGTACAATATTAATAATTCAATTAAACACCTGGGTGTTAAAGACGATGATAGATTTTTAGGCTGGATGCCCTTGACTCATGATATGGGGCTGGTTTTTTTTCATTTGTTGCCCCTGCTTCTTAATGCTGATCAGTGGCTTCTACCACCCGTAGTTTTTCTTACTTATCCTAACCTGTGGCTTTCAAGCCTTGCTAAAGAGCAGATAACGGTGTCTGGTTCTCCTAACTTTGGATATAACCATGCCTTGGAGAATATTGACATAGCGGCAATTCAACCTCAATCATTTGATAAACTAAGAATAATGATTAGCAGCGCCGAACCGGTTTCTATAAAAGTATGTAGAGATTTTACAAATATGTTAGGTCCTTATGGATTTGGTCCCGATGTTATTTGTCCGGGGTATGGATTGGCAGAAGCCGTACTTGGTGTATCACTATGTTTTCCTGATGAGAAAGATAAATTAAAAGAGCACCAACTAAACCGACATAAGTTAAATGTTGGTGATAAGGCTGAATATATTAAAGATGACATTCGAAATGCTGCCTCTTTTGCCGATTTAGGACCTCATAATGGTACGGAAATAAATATAAAGGATGCAGATGGTAACAGCTTGCCGGAAGGAACTCTTGGATATGTTCATTTAAGAAGCCCCGCTGTAACTTCTGGTTACTATAATGACCCTGAAGCCACAAAAAAAGCCCTTTCTAAAGATGGTTGGTTTGACACTGGAGACCTTGGACTATTAAGTAACGGAAATCTTGTAATAACTGGAAGGCAAAAGGAGATGATACTAATTAATGGACAAAATTATTTTCCTAATGACCTTGACAGAGTAATAGAAGAACTTTCTATTATTGAGTTTCAGCAAGCCGCATCATGTAATATATATAATAATACAACACTTCAAGATGATATAATAGTCTTTATAGCTTACCAAGGTTCTATACAGGAATTTGTGCCATTGGCACAAGCTGTAAAAAGACACGTGAGACAGCGAGTAGGCTTACGTGTAAAGGACATTATTCAAGTTGTAAAAATTCCGAAAACTACTAGTGGAAAAGTGCAACGCTACATACTAAGAGATAACTACTCTTCTGGGATTTATAATGACTTTCTTTCAAATTTTAAAACAAAGACTAATTTGATGAGGTCAAAGGCTAAAAATTTTTCAAAAGAGGAGCTAGAAAAAATGATAATTCAATCCGCCAAGGATATTTTGGAGGTGAGTGAAATAGTTAGGTCAACTAATTTTTTTGATCTCGGAGCCACGTCTCTTCAGATCATGCAACTCAATGGTATTATTGAAGCTTATATTGATAAAGAGTTGGATGAGGTAGCGATGTTTAAATACACGAATGCTAAGGATCTTGCAAGCTATATTCACAACGAATTACTTAGCAATCCATTGGACAAAGACGATGATACAATTGACTTTTCTTCAGCAAAGGAGCGTATTAAAAGACTTATCCGTCAGTGA